The following are encoded together in the Streptomyces sp. NBC_00358 genome:
- a CDS encoding BACON domain-containing protein, with translation MSSSPETSTHTTGAHRAHGAARKRAAAPRGASPHTLVQRPPARYEPYLDGLFTYCLSVLCDHDAATAALGDALALAERRGPRGPESAGDRRAWLYALARWSCLRKLTEARRKRQAAHASGRQAPHRSDPQSGAEGPRGEAALTRAHKAAADRRAAEALSATPVSEEAQDDRRRQLSLLAWPEAAGTTPEQREALELAVRHQLAAHEVAAVLGMDLAAARELLASAACEVERTRAALAVVETGACPGVARLTGDSRLVLSTTLRGELVRHVDDCPRCRRTAERAVPGAWPGTSVTPAALPVLEAPHAALRVAMAHAPRARGSAPRFDRRGFPMDPKDHAARRDRIRARAVTTTIVATVVAAPVLALWAAYRGAPLTGEGVGGRPASTSEAQDSEGLDGGQAGGYENAGNASAGPGSHATGGSRSPDVSVEVVSARGSTPGHLAVTAGTSGDTTLVTLTASGSSPVQWSARTGASWLYLSRSSGTLEPGGSVTVKVYVDHLREPVGGWTARVAIAPAGAVVTIAGYGTAGSPRPGGHPDPTATGPSPSGSGSTAAPTTTPTGPDPSPTDPTPTPTDTDPSSSDPGGSSPPPDASDDPDGS, from the coding sequence ATGAGCAGCAGTCCGGAGACCTCCACGCACACCACCGGCGCACACCGGGCGCACGGAGCCGCGCGCAAGCGGGCGGCCGCGCCCCGTGGCGCGAGCCCCCACACCCTCGTCCAGCGTCCCCCCGCGCGTTACGAGCCCTATCTGGACGGCCTGTTCACCTACTGCCTGTCCGTGCTGTGCGACCACGACGCGGCCACCGCCGCCCTCGGAGACGCCCTCGCCCTGGCCGAGAGACGGGGCCCGCGCGGACCGGAGTCCGCCGGCGACCGCAGGGCCTGGCTCTACGCGCTCGCCCGCTGGTCCTGTCTGCGCAAGCTCACCGAAGCCCGGCGCAAGCGGCAGGCCGCGCACGCCTCCGGACGACAGGCACCGCACAGGAGCGACCCGCAGAGCGGCGCCGAGGGCCCCCGAGGAGAGGCCGCCCTCACCCGAGCGCACAAGGCCGCCGCCGACCGGCGCGCGGCGGAGGCGCTGAGCGCCACCCCCGTGTCCGAGGAGGCCCAGGACGACCGCCGTCGCCAACTCTCCCTGCTGGCCTGGCCGGAGGCCGCCGGAACCACTCCGGAGCAGCGCGAGGCGCTCGAACTGGCCGTGCGCCACCAGCTCGCCGCCCACGAGGTCGCCGCGGTCCTCGGCATGGACCTCGCCGCCGCGCGCGAACTGCTCGCCTCCGCCGCCTGCGAGGTCGAACGCACCCGGGCGGCCCTCGCCGTCGTGGAGACCGGTGCCTGCCCCGGCGTCGCCCGGCTCACCGGCGACAGCAGGCTGGTGCTGAGCACCACCCTGCGCGGCGAACTGGTCCGGCATGTCGACGACTGCCCGCGCTGCCGCCGTACCGCCGAGCGCGCGGTCCCCGGCGCCTGGCCCGGCACCAGCGTCACGCCGGCGGCGCTTCCCGTCCTGGAGGCCCCGCACGCGGCCCTGCGCGTCGCCATGGCACACGCCCCGCGCGCGCGGGGCAGCGCTCCGCGCTTCGACCGGCGCGGTTTCCCGATGGACCCCAAGGACCACGCCGCCCGAAGGGACCGTATCCGGGCGCGTGCCGTCACGACCACGATCGTCGCCACCGTCGTCGCCGCGCCCGTGCTCGCCCTCTGGGCGGCCTACCGGGGCGCGCCCCTGACCGGGGAGGGTGTGGGCGGCCGTCCGGCCAGCACGAGCGAGGCCCAGGACTCCGAGGGGCTGGACGGCGGGCAGGCCGGCGGCTACGAGAACGCCGGCAACGCCAGTGCCGGACCGGGCTCCCACGCCACCGGGGGCAGCCGTTCGCCCGATGTCTCCGTGGAGGTCGTCAGCGCTCGCGGAAGCACCCCGGGGCACCTGGCGGTGACGGCCGGAACCAGCGGCGACACGACCCTGGTCACGCTGACCGCGTCCGGCAGCTCACCGGTCCAGTGGTCCGCGCGCACCGGGGCGTCCTGGCTCTACCTCAGCCGGTCCTCGGGAACGCTGGAACCGGGCGGGTCGGTGACGGTCAAGGTGTACGTCGATCATCTTCGCGAGCCGGTGGGCGGCTGGACCGCCCGGGTGGCGATCGCCCCGGCGGGCGCGGTGGTGACCATCGCCGGGTACGGGACGGCGGGCTCGCCCCGGCCCGGCGGTCACCCCGACCCCACCGCGACCGGCCCGAGCCCCTCGGGGTCCGGGTCCACCGCGGCCCCGACGACGACCCCGACCGGCCCGGACCCGTCACCCACCGACCCGACCCCGACACCCACGGACACCGACCCGTCCTCCTCGGACCCGGGCGGCTCGTCCCCGCCGCCGGACGCCAGCGACGACCCGGACGGCTCGTAG
- the radA gene encoding DNA repair protein RadA: protein MAARTKTAKDRPSYRCTECGWQTAKWLGRCPECQAWGTVEEYGTPAVRTTAPGRVTTSAVPIGQVDGRQATARSTGVPELDRVLGGGLVPGAVVLVAGEPGVGKSTLLLDVAAKSASDEHRTLYVTGEESASQVRLRADRIKAIHDHLYLAAETDLAAVLGHLDAVKPSLLILDSVQTIASPEIDGAPGGMAQVREVAGALIRASKERGMSTLLVGHVTKDGAIAGPRLLEHLVDVVLSFEGDRHARLRLVRGVKNRYGTTDEVGCFELHDEGITGLTDPSGLFLTRRTEPVPGTCLTVTLEGRRPLVAEVQALTVDSQIPSPRRTTSGLETSRVSMMLAVLEQRGKISALGKRDIYSATVGGVKLSEPAADLAIALALASAASDTPLPKNLVAIGEVGLAGEVRRVTGVQRRLSEAHRLGFTHALVPTDPGKIPDGMKVLEVADIGAALSVLPRSRRREAPRDEEQRR from the coding sequence ATGGCTGCCCGTACGAAAACCGCGAAGGACCGTCCGTCCTACCGCTGCACCGAGTGCGGCTGGCAGACGGCCAAGTGGCTCGGCCGCTGCCCCGAATGCCAGGCATGGGGGACGGTCGAGGAGTACGGCACGCCCGCCGTCCGCACGACGGCACCGGGCCGGGTCACCACGTCCGCGGTGCCCATCGGCCAGGTCGACGGCCGTCAGGCCACCGCCCGCAGCACCGGCGTGCCCGAGCTGGACCGTGTCCTCGGCGGGGGTCTCGTGCCCGGGGCGGTCGTCCTGGTCGCGGGCGAGCCGGGCGTCGGCAAGTCCACCCTCCTGCTGGACGTGGCGGCCAAGTCGGCGAGTGACGAACACCGCACCCTGTACGTGACGGGTGAGGAGTCGGCCAGCCAGGTGCGGCTGCGCGCGGACCGCATCAAGGCGATCCACGACCACCTCTATCTCGCGGCGGAGACCGATCTGGCGGCCGTCCTCGGCCACTTGGACGCCGTGAAGCCGTCGCTGCTCATCCTGGACTCCGTCCAGACCATCGCCTCCCCGGAGATCGACGGCGCGCCCGGCGGCATGGCGCAGGTCCGGGAGGTCGCGGGCGCGCTCATCCGCGCCTCCAAGGAGCGCGGCATGTCCACCCTGCTCGTGGGCCATGTCACCAAGGACGGCGCCATCGCCGGTCCCCGGCTGCTCGAACACCTCGTGGACGTCGTCCTGTCCTTCGAGGGCGACCGGCACGCGCGCCTGAGGCTCGTCCGAGGCGTCAAGAACCGCTACGGGACGACGGACGAGGTCGGCTGCTTCGAGCTGCACGACGAGGGCATCACCGGCCTCACCGACCCCTCCGGCCTCTTCCTGACGCGCCGCACCGAGCCCGTTCCCGGCACCTGCCTGACCGTCACGCTGGAGGGCCGCCGCCCGCTGGTCGCCGAAGTGCAGGCGCTCACGGTGGACTCGCAGATCCCCTCCCCGCGCCGTACGACCTCGGGTCTGGAGACCTCCCGCGTCTCGATGATGCTCGCCGTCCTGGAGCAGCGCGGCAAGATCAGCGCCCTCGGAAAGAGGGACATCTACTCGGCGACGGTCGGCGGCGTGAAGCTCTCCGAGCCCGCCGCCGACCTCGCCATCGCGCTCGCCCTGGCGTCCGCGGCGAGTGACACCCCGCTGCCCAAGAACCTCGTGGCGATCGGCGAAGTGGGGCTCGCGGGCGAGGTCAGACGGGTCACGGGGGTCCAGCGCAGGCTGTCCGAGGCACACCGTCTGGGCTTCACCCACGCTCTCGTACCGACCGATCCGGGCAAGATCCCGGACGGCATGAAGGTCCTGGAAGTGGCGGACATCGGCGCGGCGCTGAGTGTCCTTCCGCGCTCGCGTCGCAGAGAGGCCCCACGGGACGAGGAACAGCGCCGGTAG
- the disA gene encoding DNA integrity scanning diadenylate cyclase DisA — MAANDRAAAPGKSGGSSGADGLMRAALSAVAPGTALRDGLERILRGNTGGLIVLGSDKTVEAMCTGGFVLDVEFTATRLRELCKLDGGIVLDKDITKILRAGVQLVPDPTIPTEETGTRHRTADRVSKQVGYPIVSVSQSMRLIALYVDGQRRVLEDSAAILSRANQALATLERYKLRLDEVAGTLSALEIEDLVTVRDVSAVAQRLEMVRRIATEIAEYVVELGTDGRLLTLQLDELIAGVEPDRELVVRDYVPEPTAKRSRTVDEALSELDALAHAELLELSTVAKALGYTGSPEALDSAVSPRGFRLLAKVPRLPGAIIDRLVEHFGGLQKLLAASVDDLQTVDGVGEARARSVREGLSRLAESSILERYV; from the coding sequence GTGGCAGCCAACGACCGGGCAGCAGCTCCCGGAAAGTCCGGTGGGAGCTCCGGTGCCGATGGCCTGATGCGCGCCGCACTGAGCGCCGTGGCACCCGGCACGGCGCTGCGCGACGGGCTTGAACGGATCCTCCGCGGCAACACGGGCGGACTCATCGTGCTCGGCTCCGACAAGACCGTCGAAGCGATGTGTACGGGCGGGTTCGTCCTGGATGTGGAGTTCACCGCGACCCGTCTGCGTGAACTGTGCAAGCTCGACGGCGGCATCGTGCTCGACAAGGACATCACCAAGATCCTCCGGGCGGGCGTGCAACTGGTGCCCGACCCGACCATCCCGACGGAGGAGACGGGCACGCGGCACCGCACCGCGGACCGGGTGAGCAAGCAGGTCGGCTACCCCATCGTCTCGGTCTCCCAGTCGATGCGTCTGATCGCGCTGTACGTCGACGGTCAGCGCCGCGTCCTGGAGGACTCCGCCGCGATCCTCTCGCGCGCCAACCAGGCCCTCGCCACGCTGGAGCGCTACAAGCTCCGCCTGGACGAGGTCGCGGGAACGCTGTCGGCGCTGGAGATCGAGGACCTGGTCACCGTCCGGGACGTCTCCGCGGTCGCGCAGCGTCTGGAGATGGTGCGCCGCATCGCCACCGAGATCGCCGAGTACGTCGTCGAACTGGGCACGGACGGACGCCTGCTGACCCTCCAGCTCGACGAGCTGATCGCCGGCGTCGAGCCCGATCGCGAACTGGTCGTCCGGGACTACGTGCCCGAGCCGACCGCCAAGCGTTCCCGCACGGTCGACGAGGCGCTGTCCGAGCTGGACGCGCTCGCCCACGCCGAGTTGCTCGAACTCTCCACGGTGGCAAAGGCGTTGGGCTACACCGGCTCTCCCGAGGCGCTCGACTCCGCGGTGTCCCCGCGCGGTTTCCGGCTCCTCGCCAAGGTGCCGCGGCTGCCCGGCGCGATCATCGACCGGCTCGTGGAGCACTTCGGCGGGCTCCAGAAGCTTCTCGCCGCGAGCGTGGACGACCTCCAGACCGTCGACGGCGTGGGCGAGGCGCGGGCGCGCAGTGTCCGCGAGGGGCTGTCCCGGCTGGCGGAGTCGTCGATCCTGGAGCGCTACGTCTAG
- a CDS encoding A/G-specific adenine glycosylase — protein sequence MTAPTKPTEPTRNTPGDNLHTPVIAWFDEHARDLPWRHPDAGPWAVMVSEFMLQQTPVNRVLPVYEQWLARWPRPADLAKDAPGEAVRAWGRLGYPRRALRLHGAAVAITERHGGDVPTEHAQLLALPGIGEYTAAAVASFAYGQRHPVLDTNVRRVFARAVTGVQYPPNATTAAERKLARALLPESESTAARWAAASMELGALLCTAKNETCHPCPIASQCAWRLAGKPEHEGPPRKGQTYAGTDRQVRGKLLAVLREAHVPVPQSALDRVWDEPVQRGRSLDGLVADGLVEPLPGGLYRLPLT from the coding sequence ATGACTGCACCCACCAAACCCACCGAGCCCACCCGGAACACTCCCGGCGACAACCTCCACACCCCCGTCATCGCCTGGTTCGACGAGCACGCCCGCGATCTGCCCTGGCGGCACCCCGATGCCGGCCCCTGGGCCGTGATGGTCAGCGAGTTCATGCTCCAGCAGACCCCGGTCAACCGCGTCCTGCCCGTGTACGAGCAGTGGCTGGCCCGCTGGCCGCGCCCCGCCGATCTGGCGAAGGACGCCCCGGGCGAGGCCGTCCGGGCCTGGGGACGGCTCGGCTACCCGCGCCGCGCCCTGCGTCTGCACGGCGCGGCGGTCGCCATAACGGAGCGGCACGGCGGTGACGTACCGACGGAGCACGCGCAACTGCTGGCGCTGCCCGGCATCGGGGAGTACACGGCGGCGGCGGTCGCGTCGTTCGCGTACGGCCAGCGGCATCCCGTCCTGGACACGAACGTCCGCAGGGTCTTCGCCCGCGCCGTCACGGGCGTGCAGTACCCGCCGAACGCCACCACCGCCGCAGAACGCAAGCTCGCCCGCGCCCTGCTGCCCGAGAGCGAGAGCACGGCGGCACGCTGGGCCGCCGCGTCCATGGAGCTCGGCGCTCTCCTCTGTACGGCGAAGAACGAGACGTGCCACCCCTGCCCGATCGCCTCGCAGTGCGCGTGGCGGCTGGCCGGCAAGCCGGAGCACGAGGGGCCGCCGCGCAAGGGGCAGACCTACGCGGGCACGGACCGCCAGGTGCGCGGCAAGCTGCTGGCCGTCCTGCGGGAAGCGCATGTGCCGGTTCCGCAGAGCGCTCTGGACCGGGTGTGGGACGAACCCGTCCAGCGGGGCCGGTCGCTCGACGGACTCGTCGCCGACGGGCTCGTGGAACCCCTCCCCGGCGGTCTGTATCGGCTGCCTCTGACATAG
- a CDS encoding SigE family RNA polymerase sigma factor encodes MAHGEVLEFEEYVRTRQDALLRSARRLVPDPVDAQDLLQTALVRTYGRWEGIADKRLADAYLRRVMINTRTEWWRARKLEEVPTEQLPDACVEDATEQHADRALLMDIMKVLAPKQRSVVVLRHWEQMSTEETAAALGMSAGTVKSTLHRALARLREELENRDLDARALEREERERCAA; translated from the coding sequence ATGGCGCACGGCGAGGTGCTCGAATTCGAGGAGTACGTCCGCACTCGGCAGGACGCGCTGCTGCGCAGTGCCCGCCGCCTGGTTCCCGACCCGGTCGACGCCCAGGACCTGCTCCAGACCGCCCTCGTACGGACGTACGGCCGCTGGGAGGGCATCGCGGACAAACGCCTCGCCGACGCCTACCTGCGCCGCGTCATGATCAACACGCGCACCGAGTGGTGGCGGGCCCGCAAGCTCGAAGAGGTGCCCACCGAGCAGTTGCCGGACGCGTGTGTGGAGGATGCCACCGAGCAGCACGCCGACCGCGCGCTGCTGATGGACATCATGAAGGTGCTGGCACCCAAGCAGCGCAGTGTCGTGGTGCTGCGACACTGGGAGCAGATGTCCACGGAGGAGACGGCCGCCGCACTCGGTATGTCGGCCGGAACGGTCAAGAGCACGCTGCACCGGGCGCTGGCCCGGCTCCGCGAGGAGCTGGAGAACCGCGACCTGGACGCCCGCGCGCTCGAACGTGAGGAGCGGGAGCGTTGCGCGGCCTAG
- the cseB gene encoding two-component system response regulator CseB gives MAEQTHVLFVEDDDVIREATQLALERDGFAVTAMPDGLSGLEAFRADRPDIALLDVMVPGLDGVSLCRRIRDESTVPVIMLSARADSIDVVLGLEAGADDYVTKPFDGAVLVARIRAVLRRFGHASGGAGTAAEGAAPVDGGVLAFGDLEIDTEGMEVLRNGTPVALTPTEMRLLLEFSSAPGTVLSRDKLLERVWDYGWGGDTRVVDVHVQRLRTKIGQDRIETVRGFGYKLKA, from the coding sequence ATGGCAGAGCAGACCCACGTCCTGTTCGTCGAGGACGACGACGTCATCCGCGAGGCCACGCAACTCGCCCTGGAGCGCGACGGCTTCGCGGTCACGGCCATGCCCGACGGGCTCTCGGGCCTGGAGGCGTTCCGCGCCGACCGTCCCGACATCGCGCTGCTGGACGTGATGGTCCCCGGGCTCGACGGGGTCTCGCTGTGCCGCCGTATCCGCGACGAGTCGACCGTGCCGGTCATCATGCTGTCCGCGCGGGCCGACTCGATCGACGTCGTGCTCGGCCTGGAGGCCGGTGCCGACGACTACGTGACCAAGCCGTTCGACGGAGCCGTGCTGGTCGCCCGGATCCGCGCGGTGCTGCGCCGCTTCGGGCACGCGAGCGGCGGCGCGGGAACGGCGGCCGAGGGGGCCGCCCCGGTGGACGGCGGGGTACTCGCCTTCGGTGACCTGGAGATCGACACCGAGGGCATGGAGGTCCTGCGGAACGGTACGCCGGTGGCCCTGACGCCCACCGAGATGCGGCTGCTCCTGGAGTTCTCGTCCGCGCCCGGGACGGTGCTGAGCCGCGACAAACTGCTCGAACGGGTGTGGGACTACGGCTGGGGCGGGGACACCCGGGTGGTCGATGTCCATGTGCAGCGGCTGCGTACGAAGATCGGCCAGGACCGTATCGAGACGGTCCGCGGCTTCGGCTACAAGTTGAAGGCCTGA